The Calditrichota bacterium genome includes a window with the following:
- the hypA gene encoding hydrogenase maturation nickel metallochaperone HypA, with translation MHELSIANSILNIVLDEIKEKKLPEVKAIGLKIGALSGILADSLEFGFDALKLDTPLQKAKLEIEEVPICGKCENCSESFEVKDLIFTCPSCQSPSIKMEKGQELDIAYLEIDEEREHVNG, from the coding sequence ATGCACGAACTATCAATAGCCAATTCAATTTTAAATATTGTATTGGACGAAATTAAAGAAAAAAAATTACCTGAAGTAAAAGCAATAGGTTTAAAAATTGGGGCCTTGAGCGGGATTTTGGCAGATTCTCTTGAGTTTGGATTTGACGCATTAAAACTTGATACGCCACTTCAAAAGGCTAAATTGGAAATAGAAGAAGTTCCAATTTGCGGAAAATGTGAAAACTGTTCAGAATCATTTGAAGTGAAAGATTTAATTTTTACTTGTCCTTCTTGCCAGTCGCCCTCAATAAAAATGGAAAAAGGACAAGAACTTGATATTGCTTATCTGGAAATTGATGAAGAAAGGGAACATGTAAATGGGTAG
- the hypB gene encoding hydrogenase nickel incorporation protein HypB — protein sequence MSTTIKLEKKVLSENDKLAAEIRNELTQNKVASLNFVSSPGSGKTSLLEKTLQELRSELKIGMVAGDVQTENDANRLISAGGEKIKPLVTGGSCHLDAKMVSKVLPEIDSSDLDLFIIENVGNLVCPSSYDLGEDMKVVLISVTEGDDKPLKYPSMFRRSSVMVINKIDMLELCDFSLEEVKKNALQINGDLKIFELSCRTGEGLDAWYSWLKELVVQKRDA from the coding sequence ATGTCAACAACAATCAAACTTGAAAAAAAAGTTTTATCAGAAAATGATAAACTTGCAGCAGAAATTAGAAATGAATTAACTCAAAATAAGGTAGCTTCATTAAATTTTGTAAGTTCACCCGGTTCCGGAAAAACGAGTCTTCTAGAAAAAACATTGCAAGAGCTTCGAAGCGAATTGAAAATTGGGATGGTTGCCGGAGATGTTCAAACAGAAAATGATGCCAATCGCCTGATAAGCGCCGGTGGTGAAAAGATTAAACCTTTGGTAACCGGTGGATCTTGTCATTTGGATGCAAAAATGGTGAGCAAGGTTTTACCGGAAATTGACAGCTCTGATCTGGACCTGTTCATTATCGAAAATGTTGGCAATCTTGTTTGCCCGTCCAGCTACGATTTGGGTGAAGATATGAAGGTTGTTCTGATAAGTGTTACCGAGGGAGATGACAAACCTCTAAAATACCCATCCATGTTCCGACGTTCCTCTGTGATGGTGATTAATAAAATAGATATGCTTGAATTATGCGATTTCAGTTTGGAAGAAGTAAAGAAAAACGCGCTGCAAATAAATGGCGACCTAAAAATATTTGAACTGTCCTGCCGTACTGGCGAAGGATTGGATGCATGGTATTCATGGTTAAAAGAATTAGTTGTTCAAAAACGTGATGCATAG
- the hypF gene encoding carbamoyltransferase HypF yields MSDRIIFRNRVQINGIVQGVGFRPFIYRIAKQCNLAGFINNDSDGVLIEVQGSKESLNEFLTLIKTEAPPLSKITNIEKNEIATNSDKIFQIVETKNKVTATTLISPDVSVCEDCLNELTDPNDRRFKYPFINCTNCGPRYTIVKSIPYDRPFTSMAVFPMCPACEKEYRNPEDRRFHAQPNACPDCGPQLSLFDGNNQKITSNDPISETVQLLQKGKIVAIRGLGGFHLVVDAFNEKAVQELRIRKGRQGKPFALMAPSIASIKKYCLVSVDEEKFLNHHTRPIVLLKAKKSIDISDSIAPGNNYLGFMLPYTPLHFLLMEQFNALVMTSANFTDEPIAIKNDEAVERLTNIADYFLLHDRDILQRCDDSIIRVVDDKARLIRRSRGFVPEPVFIKNETQKNILAVGAELKNTFALSRKDSVFFSQHIGDLDNPSAYNFFEHSIDHLQNILQIKPQVIACDMHPEYLSTKWAKKQDLPILEIQHHHAHLASVMAENKISSPTIGLILDGTGFGTDGTIWGGEVLIGDFNGFERFAWLEPVAMPGGSMAIKQPWRMALSYLFKTFGEGFSKLELPFLKQIPDDQIILIEKMVNQNLNSPLTSSCGRLFDAISAMLGICSEVTFEAEAAIKMEMILDETVDDHYDFAVNDLGVLSVQSLIKQVVDDVHNKIPVSIISAKFHNSLAFFFAEVAENARQNFKINHVALSGGVFQNACFFNRLVKLLRQKKFEIITHSKVPTNDGGLALGQIAIANSMLKSL; encoded by the coding sequence TTGAGTGATCGCATCATTTTTCGAAACAGAGTTCAAATAAATGGAATTGTACAAGGTGTAGGATTTCGTCCGTTTATTTATCGGATTGCAAAACAATGCAATCTTGCCGGTTTTATAAATAATGACAGTGACGGTGTTTTGATTGAAGTGCAGGGAAGCAAAGAATCTCTGAATGAATTTTTAACTTTGATCAAAACTGAAGCCCCTCCTCTATCTAAAATTACCAATATTGAAAAAAATGAAATCGCGACTAATTCTGATAAAATTTTTCAAATCGTCGAAACAAAAAACAAAGTAACTGCTACAACATTAATTTCTCCTGATGTTTCAGTTTGTGAAGACTGTCTGAATGAGCTCACAGATCCAAATGACCGCCGTTTCAAATATCCTTTTATAAATTGCACAAATTGCGGACCCCGTTACACGATTGTAAAAAGTATTCCTTATGACCGGCCCTTTACATCAATGGCAGTATTTCCTATGTGCCCGGCTTGTGAAAAGGAGTATCGCAATCCTGAAGATAGACGGTTCCATGCACAGCCAAATGCCTGCCCGGATTGTGGACCTCAACTGAGTTTGTTTGACGGAAATAATCAAAAAATAACTTCGAATGATCCAATCTCTGAAACGGTTCAATTATTACAAAAAGGCAAAATAGTTGCAATCCGTGGTCTTGGTGGATTTCATCTTGTTGTTGATGCTTTTAATGAGAAGGCCGTACAGGAACTGCGCATCAGAAAAGGTCGCCAGGGAAAACCATTTGCTTTAATGGCGCCTTCAATCGCATCAATAAAAAAATATTGCCTGGTTTCAGTTGATGAAGAAAAATTCTTAAATCATCATACCCGTCCAATTGTATTATTGAAGGCAAAAAAATCTATCGATATTTCTGATTCCATTGCACCGGGAAATAATTATCTTGGATTTATGCTTCCTTACACGCCATTGCATTTTCTTTTAATGGAGCAGTTTAATGCTTTGGTGATGACCAGTGCAAATTTTACCGATGAACCGATCGCAATAAAAAATGATGAAGCTGTAGAACGCTTAACAAATATTGCTGATTATTTTCTTTTACACGACAGGGACATTCTGCAGCGTTGTGATGATTCTATTATTCGTGTTGTGGATGATAAAGCGAGATTAATACGACGCTCGCGTGGATTTGTGCCTGAACCGGTTTTTATAAAAAATGAGACTCAAAAAAATATCCTGGCAGTTGGAGCAGAGTTAAAAAACACTTTTGCTTTGTCACGAAAGGATTCTGTTTTTTTTAGCCAGCATATAGGTGATCTGGATAATCCATCGGCATATAATTTTTTTGAGCACAGCATTGATCATTTACAAAACATTCTACAGATAAAACCACAGGTTATTGCTTGTGATATGCACCCGGAATATCTCTCTACAAAATGGGCAAAAAAGCAGGATTTACCAATATTGGAAATTCAGCATCACCATGCACACCTGGCATCGGTGATGGCTGAAAATAAAATTTCTTCACCAACGATCGGTTTAATTTTGGATGGAACCGGCTTTGGAACAGATGGCACAATCTGGGGCGGGGAAGTGCTTATTGGCGATTTCAATGGCTTTGAGCGTTTCGCCTGGCTGGAACCCGTTGCAATGCCCGGCGGTTCTATGGCCATTAAGCAACCTTGGCGAATGGCTTTGAGCTATCTCTTTAAAACTTTTGGAGAAGGTTTTTCTAAACTTGAATTACCATTTTTAAAACAAATCCCAGACGATCAAATTATATTAATAGAGAAAATGGTTAATCAGAATTTAAATAGTCCGTTAACATCAAGTTGTGGTCGCTTATTCGATGCAATATCTGCTATGCTTGGGATTTGTTCTGAGGTAACTTTTGAAGCAGAAGCGGCTATAAAAATGGAAATGATTCTTGATGAAACGGTTGATGATCATTATGATTTTGCAGTGAATGATCTTGGAGTCCTGTCAGTGCAATCATTAATAAAACAGGTAGTTGATGATGTGCATAATAAAATTCCGGTTTCGATTATTTCCGCCAAATTTCATAATTCATTAGCTTTCTTTTTTGCAGAAGTTGCAGAGAATGCGCGTCAGAATTTTAAAATAAACCATGTGGCATTGAGCGGTGGAGTTTTCCAAAACGCCTGTTTTTTTAATAGATTAGTAAAATTGCTTAGACAAAAGAAGTTTGAAATAATAACGCACTCTAAGGTTCCAACAAATGATGGCGGCCTGGCCTTGGGGCAAATTGCAATTGCTAACTCCATGTTGAAGAGTTTGTGA
- a CDS encoding HypC/HybG/HupF family hydrogenase formation chaperone, giving the protein MCLAIPGKVIEIYEEHGLKMGKLDYAGTVNSACLEYVPEIEIGQYAVIHAGFAINIIDEEEAQKTYDAWDEVIEAAEKEGADIFGMPLEEEKLKDRSEKGKESK; this is encoded by the coding sequence ATGTGCCTGGCAATACCTGGAAAAGTAATTGAAATATATGAGGAACACGGGCTCAAAATGGGTAAACTTGACTATGCCGGTACTGTAAATAGTGCTTGTCTGGAGTATGTTCCTGAAATAGAAATAGGTCAGTATGCGGTAATTCATGCCGGATTTGCCATCAATATAATCGATGAAGAAGAAGCCCAAAAAACGTATGATGCCTGGGATGAAGTAATTGAAGCAGCCGAAAAAGAAGGCGCAGATATTTTTGGTATGCCGCTTGAAGAGGAAAAGTTAAAAGATAGAAGTGAAAAGGGAAAAGAGAGCAAATAA
- the hypD gene encoding hydrogenase formation protein HypD: MKYLDEYRNPEIVKKMLDEIHAITTKPWVIMEICGGQTHSIMKNGIDQLLPDKIELVHGPGCPVCVTPLEQIDKALEIASRPDVIFTSFGDMLRVPGSNKDLFMVKSEGGDVRVVYSTLDAVKIARENPDKKVVFFAVGFETTAPNNAMAVWQAHKEGLTNFSILVSHVLVPPAMEALLSSPQNRVQGYLAAGHVCTIMGWEEYIPIAANYKVPITVTGFEPMDIVEGVLMTIRQLEKGTHEVENQYARLVKREGNIPAQDLIGKVFQVSSRKWRGIGEIPQSGFSLRPEFERHDADLVFDLGEINVDEPAECISGVILQGLKKPHECPAFGKLCMPQNPLGATMVSSEGACAAYYSYNRHNPVKS, from the coding sequence ATGAAATATCTTGATGAATATAGAAATCCTGAAATTGTAAAAAAGATGCTGGATGAAATCCATGCCATTACAACCAAACCATGGGTAATTATGGAAATTTGCGGCGGTCAAACCCATTCAATCATGAAAAATGGTATTGACCAGTTATTACCGGATAAAATCGAATTGGTTCACGGCCCGGGTTGCCCGGTTTGCGTCACTCCATTGGAACAAATCGACAAAGCTCTGGAAATAGCTTCCCGCCCTGATGTGATTTTTACATCGTTTGGCGATATGCTTAGAGTTCCAGGTTCCAACAAAGATTTGTTTATGGTCAAATCAGAAGGTGGTGATGTTCGTGTGGTTTATTCCACTTTGGATGCTGTAAAAATTGCCCGCGAAAATCCGGATAAAAAAGTTGTCTTTTTTGCAGTGGGTTTTGAAACCACGGCACCAAACAACGCAATGGCTGTCTGGCAGGCACATAAAGAAGGGTTGACCAATTTCTCAATTTTAGTTTCGCATGTCCTTGTTCCACCAGCAATGGAGGCTTTACTTTCTTCGCCGCAAAACCGTGTCCAGGGATACTTGGCCGCCGGCCATGTATGCACCATAATGGGCTGGGAAGAATATATCCCGATTGCAGCAAATTACAAAGTGCCCATAACAGTAACAGGTTTTGAACCGATGGATATTGTTGAAGGTGTTCTGATGACAATACGCCAATTGGAAAAAGGAACACACGAAGTTGAAAATCAATATGCAAGATTGGTAAAACGGGAAGGTAATATCCCGGCACAAGATTTAATTGGAAAAGTATTTCAGGTTTCCAGCCGAAAATGGCGCGGTATAGGGGAAATTCCACAAAGTGGATTTAGTCTGCGCCCAGAATTTGAGAGACACGATGCAGACCTTGTTTTTGATCTTGGTGAAATAAATGTTGACGAACCGGCAGAATGTATCAGTGGTGTAATTCTGCAAGGTCTAAAAAAACCGCATGAATGTCCGGCCTTTGGAAAATTATGTATGCCTCAAAATCCGCTTGGTGCAACCATGGTTTCCAGCGAAGGAGCTTGCGCGGCTTATTATTCTTATAACAGACATAATCCAGTTAAAAGTTAA
- the hypE gene encoding hydrogenase expression/formation protein HypE, producing the protein MTTILPEGLSCPLPITQHDKVQLSHGSGGKMMNDLISKLFLWAFDNPLLNKKDDQAIIEMNGKKFAFSTDSFVVDPLFFPGGNIGELAVNGTVNDVSMSGARPLFLSTGFIIEEGFSMQELQKIVESMRDAAKQAGVMIVTGDTKVVNKGKGDKVFINTAGIGIIDHDFSIGSSNLQPDDVLIINGTIADHGMAIMSQREGLAFDAPIKSDTAALNGLIEKILEAGGPDIHAMRDATRGGVAAILNEFAEDSAVTLRIKEGLIPINAPVKGACEIMGLDPLYVANEGKMVVSVSRKNADKVLKAMQSHPLGKESAIIGDVIKDKPGMVTMQTRIGAWRIVDMLVGEQLPRIC; encoded by the coding sequence ATGACGACAATTCTCCCTGAAGGTCTGAGTTGCCCACTCCCGATTACACAACATGATAAAGTTCAACTTAGCCATGGTAGTGGCGGAAAAATGATGAATGACCTGATCAGTAAATTATTTTTATGGGCTTTTGATAATCCGCTTCTAAATAAAAAAGATGACCAGGCTATAATTGAAATGAACGGCAAGAAGTTTGCTTTTAGTACGGATTCGTTTGTAGTCGATCCACTTTTCTTTCCGGGCGGAAATATTGGTGAATTGGCAGTAAATGGAACTGTAAATGATGTGAGTATGAGCGGTGCAAGACCATTGTTTCTTAGTACAGGCTTTATTATAGAAGAAGGATTTTCAATGCAAGAGCTGCAGAAAATTGTTGAGTCTATGCGTGATGCCGCAAAACAAGCAGGCGTAATGATTGTTACAGGCGATACAAAAGTTGTAAATAAAGGCAAAGGCGATAAAGTTTTTATCAATACTGCAGGAATTGGAATTATTGATCATGATTTTTCAATTGGTTCATCCAATTTGCAGCCAGATGATGTGTTGATTATTAACGGCACAATTGCTGATCATGGTATGGCAATAATGTCGCAAAGAGAAGGGCTGGCTTTTGATGCACCCATTAAAAGTGACACAGCTGCTTTAAATGGATTAATAGAAAAAATTCTTGAAGCGGGTGGCCCGGATATCCATGCAATGCGCGATGCAACCCGCGGTGGTGTGGCAGCTATTTTAAATGAATTCGCAGAAGACTCTGCCGTTACACTCCGGATAAAAGAAGGACTAATCCCAATAAATGCACCAGTTAAAGGGGCTTGTGAAATAATGGGACTCGATCCGCTATATGTTGCTAATGAAGGTAAAATGGTTGTATCTGTTTCTCGTAAAAATGCAGATAAAGTTTTAAAGGCCATGCAATCTCATCCACTTGGCAAAGAGAGCGCAATCATCGGAGATGTAATAAAAGATAAGCCGGGGATGGTTACTATGCAGACACGAATCGGTGCCTGGCGAATAGTTGACATGTTGGTTGGTGAACAGTTACCAAGAATTTGTTAA
- a CDS encoding GPP34 family phosphoprotein has protein sequence MNKTISVDNSNKKKLLNIQDNSIMGEPLLEECRQKIANAKRRASITTWVSRFAGVKNLKHRIAGELVKKGILRADEDKVLLVFSRKIYPELNPEPERKIIDRLHKAIFEDNEDFDARTVVLLSLANSADLLRLNFDKKKLKSRKKRIEKIVNGELAGKAAKEAIEAVQVAIMVAAIMPTIITTTVATS, from the coding sequence TTGAATAAAACCATTTCTGTTGATAACTCTAACAAGAAAAAATTATTAAATATTCAAGACAACTCAATAATGGGTGAACCGCTATTAGAAGAATGTCGTCAAAAAATTGCAAATGCAAAAAGACGCGCTAGTATCACAACATGGGTATCACGTTTTGCCGGGGTTAAAAATTTAAAACATCGTATTGCGGGAGAATTAGTAAAAAAGGGAATTCTCAGGGCTGATGAAGACAAAGTACTATTAGTATTTTCAAGGAAAATTTATCCTGAATTGAACCCGGAACCTGAAAGAAAAATAATCGACCGTTTACACAAAGCCATTTTTGAAGATAATGAAGATTTTGATGCAAGGACGGTTGTCCTTTTATCGCTTGCAAACAGTGCCGATCTATTACGTTTGAATTTTGATAAGAAGAAATTAAAAAGCAGAAAAAAGAGAATCGAAAAAATTGTGAATGGAGAATTAGCAGGAAAAGCTGCCAAAGAAGCAATTGAAGCTGTGCAGGTCGCAATAATGGTCGCAGCAATTATGCCTACAATAATTACAACAACTGTTGCAACATCGTAA